The genomic stretch tggacCCCATTCACCCGCCTTTCTGCACAGACGCAGTGCTATGACTGGAAGGGCAAAGTGGGGGTGTTAGAAGAAATAGTTTCACACACAggccggagttttaccggcacgcctgccccgattccattgggggtgggcgaggctcggagaacggcattctccgttggcctcggggcgggatcgtacgaacctcgggcggacgtgccggtaaaattccacccagcgtCATAAAAGTAAAGCtgtgaggaagggtcatccagactggaaatattgggcgggattttatggcctcactcgtcccgaaaccgtaaaatcccgtcggGGGGATCAATGGACCTtctcgttgtccgcccctcgcccgctccgattcctgtggcaggcagggcggtgAAGTTCCGGCaactgactctattctctctccacagaccagctgagattttccagcattttctgttttggtttcaggttccagcatctgcaggatttttTTCCTTTATTATCCATGAGAATAAAGAATGTCGCAGCAGCCAGCGTCAAGGCAgaaactgctggaatctgaaacaacaacaagagaatgctggaaaatctcagccggtccgacagcatctgtggggagagaatagggccaacgtttcaaCCCAGCtgagacgaagggtcatccactcgaaatgtcggctctattctctctccacagagaatAAACccactcgtgtctgcgtgggtttcctccgggtgctccggtttcctcccacagtccaaagatgtgcgggttaggttgattggccatgctaaaaattgccccttagtgtcctgagatgcgtaggttagaggggttagcgggtaaatgtgtaaggatatgggggtagggcctgggtgggattgtggtcggtgcagactcgatgggctgaaatggcctcctcctgcactgtagggattctatggttcacagatgctggcagaccggctgagattttccagcattattggggcggcacagtggttagcactgctgcctcacagcgccagggaaccgggttcaactcctggcttgggacactatctgtgtggagtttgcacgttctccccgtgtctgcgtggggtttcctcccacagtccgaaagatgtgcaggttaggtggattggccatgctaaactgcctcatagtgtcagggggattatcagtgtaaatttgggggatagggcctgggtgggattggggctgggtggtcggtgcagactcaatgggctgaaatggcctcctcctgcactgtagggattctatctgttTTCCGTCTTGTTTAACCCCTCCCCACCTGGGTGTAACGAATCTCTCTACCGCTATTTCAAGGAAGGGCAGGCCAACATCACAGAGACAGAGTCGCTCTGATCGTTATCCCATTGCCGTCTGCGAATTATCACACtcccaacattacaacagtgactccagTTCAAATCGTACATCCATGGGCATCCAGAGGCACTGCAGGAATGGACTGTTCTTCTCAATCTGAAGAGACTTTCACCATCAACTGCTGTGATTCCAGAAGGTTCACCCGTACGGTGTGATTCTGATTTGGGAACGGCCTGGGATTCAATTTCAATAAGATTTAGAGAAAGACCCCAGAAGAGAACAGCGATATCTCGGGGAGACACTCGCCCCCAGTATCTCTGGTGCGGTCGAGCGTCAAGACAGAAAATGTCTGCCGGGTTCTGCAGCAGTTCACGATATGGCCACATGAGGGCATCAAGAGCAGCAATTCTCAGTTTGAATCATAATTCACTCTCATGAACCCGGtccgaattttaccatcccgcccaccacgggaatcggagagggcaaggggcggacagagGAAAGATCCGTTCaccccgggcgggattttacagtttcgggacgagcgagccggaaaatcccgtccatccTGTCTCACAGCCAGAGCGAAAAGCAATAGAGATTATAGTCTTAgaatatcaaacactcccaggacaggtacagcacggggttagatacagagtaaagctccctctacactgtccccatcaaacactcccaggacaggtacagcacggggttagatacagagtaaagctccctctacactgtccccatcaaacactcccaggacaggtacagcacggggttagatacagagtaaagctccctctacactgtccccatcaaacactcccaggacaggaacagcacggggttagatacagagtaaagctccctctacactgtcccccatcaaacactcccaggacaggtacagcacggggttagatacagagtaaagctccctctacactgtccccaatcaaacactcccaggacaggtacagcacggggttagatacagagtaaagctccctctacactgtcccccatcaaacactcccaggacaggtacagcacggggttagatacagagtaaagctccctctgtgcCCAGCTGAGTGTTATCTAATGCACCAGCTTGTTAtctcttccccgtgtctgctgcctgcctggcactgcccatcggaacCAATCTGGCACCATTTGCATCAGAGTCACACCTTCAACACCGAGTCCCTCCAGCTCTCTGCAGAATCTGAGGCTCCAAGTCAGCTCAATGAGAATAAATGTTTATTTTACAAAAATGCGACATAAAAATCAAAGAGAGAATTTAAATAGAGGAAAGGGTGCGCAAAGTGTCCGAGTAGCAAGTCCCGGCTCAGTCTGTAATGATCAACTCATCCACTCCCCAGTCCTCGTAACTTCCGTCCGGCAGGTATCTTCGGATAATGATTGGAATTTTCCGTGCTCTGTGAAACAAGACAGACTTGTGTTGACACAAAGGGTTAGCACTCGCCCCAGGAAACTGCTTCAGGTGACCTGCTTACAGCAAGGGTTGCCGAACAGCAGTGATCGTGGCAAACAGGTAATAATATCCGCATTCAGGCTGTACTCCTCTGAGCGACGAAggttaaacatagaaactgggagcaggaggaggccattcggcccttcgagcctgctctgccattcattatgatcacggctgatcatcgaattcaatatcctgatccccccccttttccccccccatatccctcggtccctttagccccatgacAATTGGGGTGTCAGGCAGCTGACACGGATACTAAGCTTGCATCATCAGTTGTGTTCTGATCTTCACAATATTAACTATGCAGAACAGTAGATTTGAGCCGAGTTAGTCTATCTCAACGGAGCCAGAACAGTGCAGTAATCTGCAGTGACAATTCACCGACGACCGCATGCTGCACTGGCGCTGCACTGGCGCTGCACTGGCGCTGCATTGTTACTCACTTCAGTTCTTTCATTGCGATCTGCAGAGGGTCCGTCTCCCCTTCCAACTCCACCATGACAGGTGCACACATcctacagagagggagagagattaatgAATTGCAGTTTTTTCTGGGATTCtccatccagcctcccatccatcgactccgtctacacttcccgctgcctcggggaaaagcagccagcataattaaggacccccacgcactccggacattctctcttccagcttctgccgtcgggaaaaagatacaaaagtctgaggtcacgtaccgaccgactcaagaacagcttcttccctgctgccgtcagacttttgaatggacctactttattatagaatccctacagtgcagaaggcggccattcagcccatcaagtctgcacagacaacaatctcaccgaagcccgatccttgtaaccccatgtatttaccccattaatccccgtgacactaagggtcattttagcacggccaatcaacctgacctgcacatctttggaatgaaaggggaaactggagcatccggaggaaacccacgcagatacggggagaacatgcaaactccacacagacagtgacccgaggctaggaaTCGAACCGGATCCCTGTtgttgggaggcagcagtgctaaccactgtgccaccatgtcgccctaccCTTATGTTAAgccgatctttctctgcacccctagctgtgactgtgacactacattctgcactctctccttttccttctctatgaacggtatgctttgtctgtgtagcgcgcaagaaacaatacttttcactgtatgttaatacatgtgacaataataaatcaaatcaaaataaaatccaGCAACTATGAGCTCATTGGAGAGTCCCGATGACACCAGGACAAGCGCTTTGTCACATTgtgggaacaggaggccattcagcccctcaaccctCTTCCATTCGGTAACTTCATCCTAACTCATCTCCGTCCACCTTCACAGCTCGATACATTTGTCAAACAAAAATCTAatgttagggcggcacagtggggttagcgctgctgcctcacagcgccagggacccgggttcgattcccggcttgggtcactgtctgtgcggagtttgcacgttctccccatgtctgcgtgggtttcctccgggtgctccggtttcctcccacagtccaaagatgcgcgggctaggtggattggccgtgctaaaattgaccctagtgtcaggggaccagctagggtaaatacatggggttatggggatagggccccgagtgggattgtgatcggcgcagactcgatgggtcgaatggcctccttctgcactgtaggattctatcccaCCAGTCTTGAAATCTCCCGCTGCGCCCCTGCACCCACACTCTTTAGGGGGAGAGccgccccccccactgccctctgGGTGAGAAGGCTCTCCCCGATTTCCCTCTTGACTGGCCTACTTCCACTTATTGGACGGCGACCCCCTTCTTCTGGATTCCCCCTCGCGAGTCTCGcagtccctcaaccaacaccgatTGCCGATTACCTGGGTATTTATCTCATTGCGGccggtgggatcttgctctgcgcaAATTGGCCGCCCAAATTTGCCGAGTTACAGCAATAACTACACTTTCAAAAAACATTTCACTGGATGTAAAACGCCCGGGGGCTGTGAagggcgctatagaaatgcagttCTTCCTATCTCTGGGCAGggctggagggccgaaaggcctgttcgtgtgctgtaattttctttgttctttgactgttgcTGCAATGCGATGGGCTGGATCACCCTCTGCTCGGTACTCACGCTATCTGAAGAGCGCGTGTTCCCAGCACTCGAGCTCTCTCATACTTGGTCATGTATGAAGTTGTGATCCTTTTCTGATTTGCTTGCTGGCCGTCCGCAGCAGGAAGAATCTCCACATTTTCGCGGTCTTCCTGGAAAAGCGCGGGAAGGAAACGTTAGTAAAACAGCCAGGATGGGGCCGGAGTTAACCCTTCAGAGCCTGGAGCCCGCTCTGCCACACACTGATCACTGACTGTGTCTCCTCTAACACAACCACCGGGACATCACAGCTATCAGACATTATCCAACACCCAGCCACATGGGAACAGGTGACAAAACAGCTcggtcaaagaggcaggtttgcaggagagagaggtacagaggcaGAGGCTCAGCAAGAGAATTCTAGAGCTCAGGGTCCAGACAAATGAAGGCACGAgagccaatggtggagcgatgaaCATCGAGGATTCTCAAGAGGacagaactccctcagcactgaccctttgacagtgcggcactccctcagtactgaccctttgacagtgcggcactccctcagcactgaccctttgacagtgcggcactccctcagtactgaccctttgacagtgcggcactccctcagcactgaccctctgacagtgcggcactccctcagcactgaccctctgacagtgcggcactccctcagcactgaccctctgacagtgcggcactccctcagcactgaccctctgacagtgcggcactccctcagcactgaccctctgacagtgcggcactccctcagcactgaccctctgacagtgcggcactccctcagcactgaccctctgacagtgcggcactcctcagtactaaccctctgacagtgcggcgctccctcagcactgaccctctgacagtgcggcactccctcagtactgaccctctgacagtgcggcactccctcagtactgaccctctgacagtgcggcactccctcagtactgaccctctgacagtgcagcactccctcagtactaaccctctgacagtgcggcactccctcagtacagaccctctgacagtgcggcactccctcagcactgaccctctgacagtgcggcactccctcagcactgaccctctggcagtgcggcactccctcagcactaaccctctgacagtgcagcactccctcagcactaaccctctgacagtgcggcactccctcagtactgaccctctgacagtgcagcactccctcagtactaaccctctgacagtgcggcactccctcagtactgaccctctgacagtgcggcactccctcagtactgaccctctgacagtgcggcactccctcagtactgaccctctgacagtgcggcactccctcagcactaaccctctgacagtgcggcactccctcagtactaaccctctgacagtgcggcactccctcagtattgcactaggAGTGCCAATATGTCTGGAGTGGAACTGAACCAGTGACAGAGAGAGCACTAGGGTTAAATCAAAGTGAATTCACCTCCTCCGCGTTATCCAGATCATCCATTCCTTCATCTTCATCTGCATCGTCAAAATCATCGCCATCAAAACTGGAATCAGAGACAGGAAACGTATCAAATGGGTGGAAAAGTAACGGAAGCTCAGAACTAGCTGTCTAAGGCATTTCCACTCACATCCCAGTCAGCTGCCTCTGGCCTTATACACGCATTCCaaccagtattctgtaaattgagtttgtgtctttatatgccctgtttgtgaacacaactcccactcacctgacgaaggggcagcctgttccgaaagcttgtggcttgtgctaccaaataaacctgttggactttaacctggtgttgagagacttcttactgtgtttaccccagtccaacgccggcatctccacatcttatacACTCACCCATCGCAGCTGCATTAACCCGTGCCCTGATAAACGGTTTTGAGATCATTCGCACCATCTTTATCATTTCTTCCAGTTCCACCACCCAGCCCGTGGCTCACATTATCAAAACTTCACCCCATCTAGATTCTTCATCCAATTCCCCCCCTCATCTCACTACTACCCCTGCTCCAGCACCAATGGCCAGTCCCTTCCCCACCTTGGCCCACTGCTCTGTATCCAAGTGCAGGGAGTCATCCcagacagtggggggggggcactgcagcCACTTGGTGCAGGGAGTCATCCCAGACAGTGGGACGCTGTGTTCGATTCTCTGGTCCATGCCTGCTGCTGGCGGGCCCCGCTGTGTCATGGCCCCGGTGGCTGGTGAGTGAAGGAGAAACTTGGGGTGGATAGGGGAGCGGGTCccggcgttggggggggggggggggcaaggtcccaggggaggggcggggcggggcggggaggggaggggcggggcggggaggggcagggaggggaggggcgggggcagggaggggaggggcgggggcaggtcccaggggcggggggagcgggtcctgctctggtcagatcccatttgcagtattgtgagcagttttgggctgcgtatttaaggaaagatgtgctggccttggaaaggacagtaagaagtctcacaacaccaggttaaagtccaacaggtttatttggtagcacaagctttcggagtgtcgctccttcatcaggtgagtgaggagttctgttcacaaacagggcatatatagacacaaactcaatttacaaaataatggttggaatgcgagtctttacagataatcaagtctttaaaggtacagacaatgtgagtggagagagggttaagcacaggttaaagagatgtgtatcgacTCCACaggacattccaaccattatcttgtaattgagtttgtgtctatatat from Mustelus asterias unplaced genomic scaffold, sMusAst1.hap1.1 HAP1_SCAFFOLD_2024, whole genome shotgun sequence encodes the following:
- the polr2f gene encoding DNA-directed RNA polymerases I, II, and III subunit RPABC2, with the protein product MSDNEDNFDGDDFDDADEDEGMDDLDNAEEEDRENVEILPAADGQQANQKRITTSYMTKYERARVLGTRALQIAMCAPVMVELEGETDPLQIAMKELKARKIPIIIRRYLPDGSYEDWGVDELIITD